The Neovison vison isolate M4711 chromosome 13, ASM_NN_V1, whole genome shotgun sequence genome includes a region encoding these proteins:
- the RIPK3 gene encoding LOW QUALITY PROTEIN: receptor-interacting serine/threonine-protein kinase 3 (The sequence of the model RefSeq protein was modified relative to this genomic sequence to represent the inferred CDS: inserted 1 base in 1 codon; substituted 1 base at 1 genomic stop codon), with amino-acid sequence MSSGKLWPSSTPASLVSVEESENPKFIGAGRFGVVFRAXHRTWGLDVAVKILKGKAISREVKAMPSLRNQHILLLLGVTXELQWESACGLALVTQFMENGSVAGLLQTHCPRPWPFLCRLLQELVLGMCYLHSQNPVLLHRDLKPSNFLLDSDLHAKLADFGLSTFQRGSRSGADSPEPAYSAPELLSDVNRKASMASDVDSFGILMWAVLAGREAETVSGTSLEQEAGCERQIRPRLTKLPQPSAETPGLAGLKELMQHCWSQEPKDRPSSQECRPNTEEAFNLVNKEIDAAVSTVKKFLHENQGSNRMSSSPKPGPEGTETEGPRGTTGSHDIIATEMLNKLNLKEFPSFVPKKCTNLPKGIRAQGDKVQPAKIAGMPFDSTAPSPQTPETSPLRNWVPSAKLAWTPGSGPAGNQGAERRSTNWSPRAPQPNPIPGNPVTIHDSHAVQVGDNNYLIIQEGDALPMQGLAPWGMGRGWPHAPHK; translated from the exons ATGTCTAGTGGCAAGTTATG GCCCAGCAGTACCCCAGCCTCCCTGGTGTCTGTCGAAGAATCGGAGAACCCAAAGTTCATCGGTGCAGGCAGATTCGGGGTGGTGTTCCGGGCTTGACACAGGACGTGGGGTTTAGATGTGGCTGTCAAGATCTTGAAGGG GAAGGCGATATCCAGGGAGGTGAAAGCCATGCCAAGTCTGCGTAACCAGCACATACTGCTCCTGCTGGGGGTTA TGGAGCTCCAGTGGGAATCCGCCTGTGGGCTAGCTCTGGTGACTCAGTTCATGGAAAATGGTTCCGTGGCAGGGCTGCTGCAGACCCACTGTCCTCGGCCCTGGCCTTTCCTCTGCCGCCTGCTGCAGGAGTTGGTCCTGGGGATGTGTTATCTGCACAGCCAGAACCCCGTGCTCCTACACCGGGATCTCAAGCCCTCCAACTTCCTGCTGGACTCAGACCTGCACGCCAAG CTGGCAGATTTTGGCCTGTCCACATTTCAGAGAGGCTCAAGGTCAGGGGCTGACTCCCCAGAGCCAGCCTACTCGGCCCCTGAACTGTTGTCTGATGTAAACCGAAAGGCCTCCATGGCTAGTGATGTCGACAG CTTCGGGATCCTAATGTGGGCAGTGCTAGCTGGAAGAGAAGCTGAAA CAGTGTCTGGGACATCACTTGAGCAGGAAGCAGGGTGTGAGAGGCAGATTCGGCCCCGGCTGACGAAGCTACCCCAACCCAGCGCTGAGACTCCTGGCTTGGCAGGACTGAAGGAGCTAATGCAACACTGttggagccaggagcccaaggaCAGGCCCTCCTCCCAAG AATGCCGACCAAACACCGAGGAAGCCTTCAACCTGGTAAACAAGGAGATAGATGCCGCAGTCTCCACA GTGAAGAAATTCCTGCATGAAAACCAGGGCAGCAACAGGATGTCATCTTCGCCTAAGCCAGGCCCAGAAGGGACAGAAACGGAAGGCCCTAGGGGAACCACAGGAAGCCATGACATCATAGCCACGGAGATGCTAAACAAACTAAATCTGAAGGAGTTCCCCAGCTTTGTTCCTAAAAAATGTACAAACCTTCCCAAGGGGATCAGGGCACAGGGAGACAAGGTTCAGCCTGCCAAGATAGCAGGGATGCCTTTCGATTCAACAGCCCCATCTCCCCAGACTCCAGAGACCTCACCTTTAAGAAATTGGGTACCCAGCGCCAAGTTGGCTTGGACCCCAGGTTCCGGACCTGCAGGGAATCAG GGGGCTGAGAGACGTAGCACCAACTGGTCTCCCAGGGCACCACAGCCCAATCCAATACCAG GTAACCCTGTTACCATACATGACAGCCACGCGGTGCAGGTGGGAGACAACAACTACTTGATTATACAAGAAGGAGATGCTTTGCCAATGCAAGGCTTGGCGCCCTGGGGCATGGGTCGAGGCTGGCCGCATGCCCCACACAAGTAG